From one Anomalospiza imberbis isolate Cuckoo-Finch-1a 21T00152 chromosome 25, ASM3175350v1, whole genome shotgun sequence genomic stretch:
- the NDUFS5 gene encoding NADH dehydrogenase [ubiquinone] iron-sulfur protein 5: MPFWGLQKQLGIDVDSFLLRQSMPQPHGQAGACHAFEREWVECGHGLGQIRARRECQLEYEDFMECMKRTKLTQRLRMILEQRDRMIKEGKYTPPEHHMGKEEPRP, from the exons ATGCCGTTCTGGGGCCTGCAGAAGCAGCTGGGCATCGATGTGGACAGCTTTCTGCTGCGGCAGAGCATGCCGCAGCCGCACGGCCAGGCCGGGGCCTGCCACGCCTTCGAGCGCGAGTGGGTGGAGTGCGGGCACGGGCTGGGCCAGATCCGCGCCCGGCGCGAGTGTCAGCTCGAGTACGAGGATTTCATGGAGTGCATGAAGCGCACCAAGCTG actcAACGGCTCCGGATGATCTTGGAGCAGCGGGACAGGATGATCAAGGAGGGGAAGTACACCCCCCCCGAGCACCACATGGGCAAGGAGGAGCCCAGGCCGTGA